TCGTCCGCGGGGCCCGCGAGCACAACCTCCGCGACGTCTCGATCGAGCTGCCGCGCGACTCGATGATCGTGTTCACGGGCCTCTCGGGCTCCGGCAAGTCCTCCCTGGCGTTCGACACCATCTTCGCCGAGGGCCAGCGTCGCTACGTCGAGTCGCTCTCCGCGTACGCCCGCCAGTTCCTCGGCCAGATGGACAAGCCGGACGTCGACTTCATCGAGGGCCTCTCGCCGGCCGTGTCGATCGACCAGAAGTCGACCAACCGCAACCCGCGCTCGACCGTCGGCACCATCACCGAGGTCTACGACTACCTGCGCCTGCTCTTCGCCCGCGCCGGGCGGCCGCACTGCCCCGTCTGCGGCGAACCGATCACCCGGCAGAGCCCGCAGCAGATCGTCGACCGCCTGCTCGAGCTGCCCGAGCGCACCCGCTTCCAGGTCCTGGCGCCGGTCGTCCGGGCGCGCAAGGGCGAGTACGTCGACCTGTTCGCCGAGCTGCAGACCAAGGGCTTCTCGCGGGCCCGGGTCGACGGCGAGGTGGTGTCGCTGACCGAGCCGCCCAAGCTCGAGAAGCAGGTCAAGCACACGATCGACGTCGTCGTCGACCGGCTCGTGGCCAAGGGCGACGACGCCGGGTCCAAGCGCCGGCTCACCGACTCGGTCGAGACGGCCCTGTCCCTGGCTGGCGGCGTGCTCGTGGTCGAGTTCGTCGACCGCGACGCCGACGACCCGGAGCGCGAGCGGCGCTTCTCCGAGAAGATGGCCTGCCCCAACGACCACCCCCTCGCCATGGACGAGGTCGAGCCGCGCTCGTTCTCGTTCAACAGCCCCTTCGGCGCCTGCCCCAAGTGCACCGGACTCGGCACCGAGCTCGAGGTCGACCCCGAGCTGCTCGTGCCCGACGAGGACCTCTCCCTGGCCGACGGTGCGATCGCGCCGTGGGCCCAGGGCAGCGGGTCGGCGGAGTACTTCCAGCGGGTCATGACGGCGCTGGCCGAGGACCTCAAGTTCTCGATGGACGCCCCGTGGCACTCGCTGCCGGCCCGCGCCAAGGAGGCGCTGCTGCACGGGCAGAACTACAAGGTGCACGTCCGCTACCGCAACCGCTACGGCCGGGAGCGCTCGTACACGACGGGGTTCGAGGGCGTCGTCCCGTTCGTCCGCCGCCGGCACTCCGAGACCGACTCGGAGTGGAGCCGTGAGCGGTACGAGGGGTACATGCGCGAGGTCCCGTGCCCCGAGTGCAAGGGCGCACGCCTCAAGCCGGAGTCGCTGGCGGTCCTGCTGGGCGGCCAGTCGATCTCCGCGGTCTGCGCCATGGCGATCGCCGACTGCGCGACCTTCCTCAAGGAGGTCGACTTCAGCCCCCGCGAGCGGCAGATCGCCGAGCGCGTGATCAAGGAGATCGAGGCCCGCCTCGGCTTCCTGCTCGACGTCGGCCTCGACTACCTCTCGCTCGACCGCCCCGCGGGCACCCTGTCCGGTGGTGAGGCCCAGCGCATCCGGCTCGCGACCCAGATCGGGTCCGGCCTGGTCGGCGTCCTCTACGTCCTCGACGAGCCGAGCATCGGCCTGCACCAGCGCGACAACCACCGGCTCATCGAGACCCTCACCCGGCTGCGCGACCTCGGCAACACGCTCATCGTCGTCGAGCACGACGAGGACACCATCGCCACCGCCGACTGGGTCGTCGACATCGGCCCGGGCGCCGGCGAGCACGGCGGCGTCGTCGTGCACTCCGGCACCGTCAAGGGCCTGCTCGAGCACCCCGACTCGGTGACCGGCAAGTACCTGTCCGGCCGGCTCGAGATCCCCACCCCGTCGGTGCGGCGCCCGCGGGAGAAGGGTCGCGAGGTCAAGGTGGTCGGTGCGCGCGAGCACAACCTCAAGGGGGTCGACGTGTCGTTCCCCCTGGGCACCCTGACGGCGGTGACCGGCGTCTCCGGGTCGGGCAAGTCGACCATGGTCAACGACATCCTCTACAACGTCCTGGCCAACAAGCTCAACGGCGCCCGGCACGTCCCCGGCCGGCACAAGACGGTCACGGGGTTGCAGCACCTCGACAAGGTCGTGCACGTCGACCAGAGCCCGATCGGTCGCACGCCACGGTCCAACCCCGCCACCTACACCGGTGTGTTCGACGCGATCCGCAAGCTCTTCGCCACGACTACCGAGGCGAAGATCCGCGGCTACCAGCCGGGGCGGTTCTCGTTCAACGTCAAGGGCGGGCGCTGCGACGCCTGCTCCGGTGACGGCACCATCAAGATCGAGATGAACTTCCTGCCGGACGTCTACGTCCCGTGCGAGGTGTGCCACGGCGCCCGGTACAACCGGGAGACCCTCGAGGTGCACTTCAAGGGCAAGACGATCGCCGACGTCCTCGACATGCCGATCGAGGAGGCCGCCGAGTTCTTCGCCGCGGTGCCCGCCATCGCCCGGCACATGAAGACGCTCAACGACGTCGGTCTGGGCTACGTCCGGCTCGGCCAGCCGGCGCCGACCCTGTCCGGTGGCGAGGCCCAGCGCGTGAAGCTGGCCTCCGAGCTGCAGAAGCGGTCGACCGGCCGGACGATCTACGTGCTCGACGAGCCGACGACCGGCCTGCACTTCGAGGACATCCGCAAGCTGCTGCTCGTCCTGCAGGGCCTGGTCGACAAGGGCAACACGGTCATCGTCATCGAGCACAACCTCGACGTCATCAAGAACGCCGACTGGATCATCGACATGGGTCCCGAAGGCGGCAACGGCGGTGGCCTGGTCATCGCCGAGGGCACGCCGGAGGAGGTCGCACAGGTCGAGGAGAGCCACACGGGCCGGTTCCTCGCCCCGGTGCTCGCCAAGAGCGCGCGCACCCCCACCCGGGCGACCGGCAGCCGGGCGACGAAGAAGACGGCCGCCGCCTCGGCTGCGACCAAGCGCACGGCCACGCGGACGACCGCCAGCACCGCGAAGAAGGCTGCGGCGAAGAAGACTGCGACGAAGAAGGTTGCGGCGAAGAAGGCTCCTCGCTCAACCCGTTGATTCTCCACTTGTTGCCACGTCGTGGTCACCGCAGTCGCCCCGGGCGTGCTGGGTGACCATCTGCTGGCAACAAGTGGAGGGTTTGGTGCACGGAACGGCCCCGGAGGTTCTCCTCCGGGGCCGTTCGCGTGGTGGTTCGAGCTGGGCTAGACGTCGCCGCCGAGGTACGCCGCCTTGACGGCCGGGTCGTTGGCGAGCTCCTCGCCGGTGCCCTCCCGGACGATCTCCCCGGTCTCGAGGATGTAGGCGCGGTGTGCCCGCTTGAGCGCCTGCGCGGCGTTCTGCTCCACGAGGAGCACGGTGGTGCCCTGCTTGTTGATCTCCGTGATGATCTCGAAGATCTGCTGGATGAGCTTGGGCGCGAGGCCCATGGACGGCTCGTCGAGCAGCAGCAGCTTGGGCGAGGCCATCAGCGCACGGCCGATGGCGAGCATCTGCTGCTCGCCACCGGACATGGTGCCGGCGACCTGCGTCCGGCGCTCCGCCAGGCGGGGGAAGAGCCCGAAGACGCGGTCGAGGTCCTCGCGGACCTTGCCCGACTTCCGGTCCTTGCGGGCGTAGGCACCCATGTCGAGGTTCTCGGTGACCGTCATGCCGACGAAGCAGCCGCGGCCCTCGGGGGACTGCGCGATGCCCAGGACCGGGCGGTCGTGGGCCGGCATGGTGGTGATGTCCTGGCCCTCGAAGCGGATGGAGCCGGCCCGGACCGGGCGCAGGCCCGACACCGTCTTCATCGTCGTCGTCTTGCCCGCGCCGTTGGCGCCGATCAGGGTGACGACCTCACCCTCCTCGACCCGGAACGAGATGTTGCGGATCGCCTCGATCCGGCCGTAGTTGACGCAGAGGTCGTCGACCTCAAGAAGCATTCTCATCCACTCCCAGGTAGGCGGCGATGACCGCGGGGTTGTCCTGGATCTCGGCCGGCTTGCCCTCGGCGATCTTCTTGCCGAACTCCAGCACGACGATCCGGTCGGTGACGCCCATGACGAGCTTCATGTCGTGCTCGATCAGCAGGACGGTGTAGCCCTGGTCGCGGATCGACTGGATCAGCTCCATCAGCCGGGCCTTCTCGGCCGGGTTGAAGCCGGCCGCCGGCTCGTCGAGGCACAGGAGCTTGGGGTTCGTGGCCAGCGCCCGCGCGATCTCGAGCCGGCGCTGGTCGCCGTAGGGCAGGTTCCGCGCGAGCTCGTCGGCACGCTTCTCCAGGCCCATGAACTTGAGCAGCTCGTAGCCCCGGTCCATGCCCTCCTTCTCCTCCGCCTTGTGCTTGGGCAGGCGGAGCAGGGCGGTGCCCATGCCGGTGGAGTGGTGCGCGTCGGCGCCGACGAGCACGTTCTCCAGCGCGGTCATGTTGTGGAAGAGGCGGATGTTCTGGAACGTGCGCGCGATGCCCAGCTTGGTGATCTGGAACTTCTTGCGCCGGCCCAGCGGCTCACCCATGAACCGGACGTTCCCCGAGGTCGGCTGGTAGACGCCCGTCATCACGTTGAAGCAGGTCGTCTTGCCGGCGCCGTTGGGGCCGATCAGCCCGAGGATCTCCCCGGTGTTGATGTGGAACGAGACGCCGTCGAGGGCGGTGACGCCGCCGAAGCGCAGCGTCACGTCGTCGACCTCGAGCATCTTGCCGGCCGGGAGGTCCTGGACCTCGTCGACCGAGATGTCGACCGACGTGTCGGGCGTGGCCTCGGTGTCCGGGCCGAGGACCGTGTCGTCGTCGACCCGGGGGCCCTTGGCGGGCTCGGGGGTGCCGGACGCCTTCGGGTCGGGGGTGGTGGCAGAGGGGGTGGTGTCAGACACGAGCGACTCCTTCCGCGTCGATCTGGTCGGGGGCGACCTCGTCGGCTCGTTTCGCCCGGACCGAGCGCCTCGGGGGCAGGAGGCCCTGCGGGCGGAAGATCGCCAGGGCCATCAGTGCGATGCCGAAGAGCAGGAAGCGGGCGTCGGACAGGAACCGGAACTTCTCCGGCGCCCAGGTCAGCAGCGCGGCCGCGACCACGACACCCCACCGGTTGCCCTGGCCGCCGACGACGACCATGGCCACGAACAGCACCGAGTAGAGGATGGTGAAGTTGTCGGGGTTGATGAACTGCTGCTTGGTGGCGAAGAGCGCCCCGGACAGGCCACCGATCGCGGCACCCGTGGCGAACGCCAGCAGCTTGAACTTGAAGGTGGGCACGCCCATGAGCTCGGCGGCGTCCTCGTCCTCACGGGTGGCCTCCCAGGCCCGGCCGACGCGCGAGTTCTGCATCCGCCAGTCGAGGAACAGCACGATGAGCACGAAGGTCAGCGCCAGCCAGTAGTACGGCACCGAGTCCGTGACGCTGAACTCGAACGCCTTGCTGGTGTTGTCCAGGTTCAGGGTCGCGACGAGGCCGTTCCACTCGAGGTGGGGCAGGGAGAAGAGCACCACACTCGGCGGGGTCGGGATGTTCGAGATGCCGCGGCTGCCGTTGGTCAGGGCGTCGCCGTTGACCAGGATCAGCCGGACGATCTCACCGAAGCCGAGCGTCACGATGGCCAGGTAGTCGCCGCGGACCCGCAGGGTGGGTGCGCCGAGGATGATGCCGGACACCAGGGTCACGAGCATGGCCGCCGGGATGCAGAGCAGCAGCGGCAGCTTGCCGTGCTGCGAGCCGAGGACGCCCACGGTGTAGGCGCCGATCGCGAAGAAGCCGATGTACCCGAGGTCGAGCAGACCGGCATACCCGATCACGATGTTGAGCCCGATCGCCACCAGCGCGTACAGCGCGCACAGGAAGAGGACCGCACCGAAGTCGGAGTCCTGCGTCGTGATGAACGGCGGGTTCAGGATCGGCAGGAGGTAGACGACCACGACCAGGGCGAGGATGAGGACGATCCGGGCCCAGCGGGGCAGCGCCCGGTAGCGGTCGGCGACGCCGGAGAAGAAGCTGCGGACACCGTTCATGCGCGTGCCTTTCCGAGGGACTCACCGAGCAGGCCGGTGGGCCGGAACAGCAGGATGACGACGAGGAGCGTGAACGACACGACGTCCTTCCAGTTCGACCCGAAGATCGCCGAGCCGTAGCTCTCGGCCACGCCGAGGACGAACCCGCCGAGCAGGGCTCCGCGCAGGTTGCCGATGCCACCCAGGACGGCGGCCGTGAACGCCTTGACGCCCAGCAGGAAGCCGGCGTTGTACCGCGTCTGGCCCACCTTGATGAGGTACATCATCGCCGCGGCGCCGGCCATGGCACCGCCGAGGACGAACGTGAGCCGGATGACCCGGTCGCGGTTGACGCCCATGAGCGCGGCGGCCTCGGGGTCCTGGGCGACGGCCCGGATGCCGCGGCCGAGGCGCGAGCGCTTCACGAACTGGTCGAGGATCACCATCATGACGATGGCCGAGCCGAGGACGATGAGGTCCTTGTTGGAGACCTGGTAGTCGCCGATCGTGAACAGCCGGACGGTGTTGATCTGCAGCGGGAAGGGGGACGCCTCGCGCGGTCGTCCGACGTAGTCGGCGAGGTTGTCGTCGAGCCCCAGCGCCTTGAAGGGCTTGTCGCGCAGGCCCATGGCCTCGGACAGGGTGTACGAGGCGCCGATCGCGGAGATGAGCGCGATGAGCGGCGGGGAGTTGCGCTTGCGCAGGGGCCGGTATGCCACGAACTCCAGCCCGAGGGCGACGAGGGCGGAGACGAGCATGGCGGCCAGGAAGCCCACGACGAGGTAGCCGACCAGGCCCGCGCCCGTCGCCTTGCCGCCGCCGATGGCGATGAGGACCCACACCGCGGCGAAGCTGCCCCACATGAAGACCTCGGAGTGCGCGAAGTTGATCAGGCGCAGGACGCCGTAGACCAGCGTGTACCCGAGGGCGATGAGGGCGTAGATGGCCCCGAAGGCCAGTCCCGTGATGGTGAGTTCCCAGAAGTGGTTGAGCAGAAGATCCATCAGACCTCCGTGTGAGGGGGGACCTGCGCGGGTCGGCGCCCAGGGGGTGGCGGCCGGCCCGGTCCCGGCGTCCGGGTGGGAACACGGTAGCGGCCAGGACCCTGACTGAGGAGGGTCCTGGCCGCTACCAGTGCGTCGTTACTTGATTTCCTGGTCCGGCACGATCTTGCCGCCGGAGACCTTGTAGGCCCACACGGAGACCTCGGCCGGCTCGCCCTTGGAGTCGAACTTGACCTTCTTGGTCACGCCCTGCTTGTCGTAGGAGGCGATGAAGGAGTTCATGTCCGAGGAGGACGTCTTGCCGGCCGCGATGGCGTCGAGGAAGACGTTCGCCGCGTCGAAGGCCTCGGCCGAGTAGGTGGCCGGGTCGGAGTTGTAGGCCTTCTTGTAGGCGGCCGCGAAGTCGGGCGCCTTGTCGGGCGGCAGGCACGGGCAGGTGAGGATCGCGCCCTCGGCCGCCTGGCCGGCACCCTTGATGAAGCCGTCGTCCTTGACGCCGTCGGCCGCGACGAACGTGCCGGTGAAGCCACCGTCCTTGAGCTGCTTGACCAGCTTCGAGGCGTTCGAGTAGTAGCCGCCGTAGAAGAACGCGGTCGCGCCCGAGGCCTTGGCCTTGGTCACGGTCGGGGAGAAGTCGTCCTGCTTGCCGTCGGCAGCGGTCTCGTCCGTGCCCACGACCAGCGAGCCGAGGTCCTTCTTGACGATGTCCGCCAGGCCCTTGCCGTACTCGGACGTGTCGTCGGAGACGAAGACCTTCTGCGCCTTGAGGATGTCCTTCATGTACTTGGCGGCCGCCGGGCCCTGGGTGGCGTCGTTGCCGAGGATGCGGTGGAAGGTCTTCCAGCCGTTCTCCGCGAGCGCCGGGTTGGTGGCGGAGGCCGTGATGATGTTGAGGCCGGCCTTGTCGAAGATCGGGTCGGCGGCCTTGGACTCACCGGAGAACGCCGGGCCCACGATGCCGACGAGCTTCTTGTCGGTCACGGCCTTCTGTGCCAGGCCGGGCGCGATGGCCGGGTCACCCTGGGAGTCGAAGGAGACGAGGGTGACCTTGCAGTCCGAGTGCTTCTCGTTGTACTGGTTGACGGCGAGCTCGGCACCGTTCTTGATGTTGATGCCGAGGTTGGCCGCGTCGCCGGTGAGGGCGCCGAAGAAGCCGATCTTGAGGTCACAGGCCTTGCCGCCGCCGCCGGCGGAACCACTGCCGCCGCCGCTCGTGCCACCACAGGCACTCAGGGCGAGCGCGGCGGCAACCACCGGCGCGCCGATCTTGAAGACAGAACGCAAGACTCCTCCTGAAGTCAATCGTGCTCGCGGGTAGGTAGGGGCCAAACCCGCGCCAGCCCCGGGGGTGGGGTTTGAGGAGACTATGCCTCGCCCGGTGCTGCCGGGGGGAGGTGCTTGGGATCAGCGTGACCGTGTCGTTACCAGCCCGCGACCTTGCGCGGTGAACCGCCGACGACCCTCGCCCGTTTCCCCCCTTGTCAGGCTTCCGCGCACCGGGCGGTTCCCGGACGGCACCTGCATACTCGGCCTCCGGGCCCGACCCCGAGCCCCGCTCCCGAAAGGCGAACTCCATGACCCACCCCGAAGAGCACAGCGGCACCGGTCCCACCCGTCGCACCGTCCTGGCCATCGCGGGCATCGCCGGCGTCGGGGTGGTGGCGGGCTGCAGCTCCGCGCAGGACGCCGCGAACGGCGTCGTCGACTCGGCCACGAGCTCGGCGAAGGAGGCCGTCAAGCAGGCCATCGACAAGGCCAGCATCCCCGTCGGGGGCGGCAAGATCTTCCCGGACCAGAAGGTCGTCGTGACCCAGCCGAAGGCGGGGGAGTTCAAGGCCTTCACCGCCGTCTGCACCCACCAGGGCTGCATCGTGAGCTCGGTCGCGAACGGCGTCATCACCTGCGGGTCCCCGTGCGGGCACGGGAGCGAGTACGACGCCGCGACCGGCCAGGTCAAGGTCGGTCCCGCGCCCAGCCCCCTCGCGGAGAAGAAGGTCACCATCGGCACGGACGGCATCACCGTCAGCTGAGGCGACCGGGTCGCCGGGCCGTCGGACCGCGTCCATAGAGTGGGGTCGTGGCTGACCCGTCGACCTACCGCCCCGCACCCGGCGAGATCCCGGTCGACCCGGGTGTCTACCGGTTCCGGGACCGCACCGGACGGGTCATCTACGTCGGCAAGGCCAAGTCCCTGCGCCCGCGTCTGTCCTCGTACTTCCAGGACCTCTCGCAGCTGCACCCGCGCACGCAGACCATGGTCACCACGGCGACCAGCGTCGAGTGGACCGTGGTGTCCACCGAGGTCGAGGCCCTCCAGCTCGAGTACTCCTGGATCAAGGAGTTCGACCCGCGGTTCAACGTCAAGTACCGCGACGACAAGTCCTACCCGTACCTCGCGGTGACCCTGGGGGACGAGTACCCCCGCGCGCAGGTCATGCGCGGTGCCAAGCGCAAGGGCACCCGGTACTTCGGGCCGTACGCCCACGCCTGGGCGATCCGCGAGACCCTCGACCTGCTGCTGCGCGTCTTCCCGGTGCGTACGTGCTCCTCGGGGGTCTTCAAGCGCGCCGGGCAGGTGGGCCGGCCGTGCCTCCTGGGGTACATCGACAAGTGCTCGGCCCCCTGCGTGGGCCGGGTGAGTGCCCAGGAGCACCGGGCCATCGCCGAGGACTTCTGCGACTTCATGGGCGGCGACACCACCCGGTTCGTCAAGCGGCTCGAGCGGGAGATGGCGGCCGCGTCGCGGGAGCTCGAGTTCGAGCAGGCGGCGCGGCTCCGGGACGACCTCGTCGCGCTGGGCAAGGCCCTCGAGAAGTCCGCCGTCGTGCTCGGGGACGGCACGGACGCCGACGTGTTCGCGCTGGCCGAGGACGGGCTCGAGGTGGCGGTCCAGGTGTTCCACGTGCGCGGCGGCCGCATCCGCGGGCAGCGCGGGTGGGTGGCCGAGATGGATGCCGAGTCGGTGCCGGAGGTCGTGGGGCACCTCCTGCAGCAGGTGTACGGCGGCGAGACCGGGGAGGGCGTCCCGCGCGAGGTCCTCGTGCCCGTCCTGCCCGAGGACGACGACGCCGTGGCCGAGTGGTTGGGGGCGCTGCGCGGGTCGGGAGTGCAGCTGCGCGTCCCGCAGCGCGGGGACAAGCGGACCCTGCTCGAGACCGTCCGCCGCAACGCCGAGCAGTCGCTGGCCCGGCACAAGCTGGCGCGGGCCGGCGACCTCACCGCCCGCAGCCAGGCCCTGCACGAGCTGCAGGAGTCGCTCGAGCTCGCCGACGCTCCGTTGCGGATCGAGTGCTTCGACATCAGCCACATCCAGGGCTCGCAGGTCGTGGGCTCGATGGTGGTGTTCGAGGACGGCCTGGCCCGCAAGTCCGAGTACCGCCGCTTCGTCATCCGCGGCGAGCAGGTCGACGACACCGCCGCCATGGACGAGGTGCTCACGCGGCGCTTCCAGCGCTACCTCGAGGAGCGCGACAGCGCCTCGGACGTCGAGCTCGGCCCCGACTCCGACAGCGGGCCCGAGCGGATCGACCCCGACACCGGGCGCCCCAAGAAGTTCGCGTACCCGCCCAACCTCGTGGTGGTCGACGGTGGCCTGCCGCAGGTCAACGCCGCGCGGGCCGCCCTGGACCGGCTCGGGATCGACGACGTCGCAGTCGTGGGCCTGGCCAAGCGGCTCGAGGAGGTCTGGGTGCCGGGACAGGACTACCCCGTGATCCTGCCGCGCACCAGCGAGGGCCTCTACCTGCTCCAGCGGGTGCGCGACGAGGCGCACCGGTTCGCCATCACGTTCCACCGCCAGCGGCGGTCCAAGGCGATGACCGCGAGCGTGCTGGACGGCATACCGGGTCTGGGGGAGTCGCGGCGCAAGGCGCTGCTGCGGCACTTCGGCTCGGTGAAGAAGGTGCGGGCCGCCACGGTCGAGGAGCTGCAGGCCGTTTCGGGCATCGGGCCTGCGCTCGCGGCCACGATTGCGGCAGAGTTGTCCTCGGAGGGGTCGCCCGTGCCCGCGGTGAACCTCATGACCGGTGAGATCGTCGACGACGAGGGGCAGCAGTGAGCAGTGGCGCGCAGGACGCCCAGCCCGAGCAGCACGCCCAGCCCGAGCCGCAGGAGCCGGTGGAACGGGACGTGCCGGGAGACACCCCGGCTGCGCTGCGCCAGGGTGAGCTCGTCATCCTGACCGGCATGTCCGGGGCCGGCCGCTCCACCGCGGCCAACGTGCTCGAGGACTCCGGCTGGTACGTCATCGACAACCTGCCGCCGCACCTGCTCGTCTCGCTCGTGGAGCTCACCCACGGGACGCCCCGGCCCGCCGACCTGCCCCGCCTGGCGGCGGTCGTGGACGTGCGCGCCCGTGGCTTCTTCGCCCACCTCCAGACGGCCATGAACGAGCTGGCCGAGCGTGGCTGGAAGCCGAGCCTGGTCTTCCTCGACGCGACCGACGAGGCGCTGGTGCGCCGCTTCGAGTCGGTGCGCCGGCCCCACCCGCTGCAGGGGGAGGGGCGGCTGCTCGACGGCATCCACCGCGAGCGGGAGATGCTGGCCGACCTGCGCGCCCGCGCCGACGTCGTCATCGACACCTCCGGCCTCAACGTCCACCAGCTCGCCAAGAAGGTGCACCCGGTCTTCTCGTCCGAGCGCGGACCCAAGCTGCGGATCGCGCTGATGTCGTTCGGGTTCAAGTACGGCGTGCCGCTCGACGCCGACTTCGTCTTCGACATGCGGTTCCTGCCGAACCCGTTCTGGATCCCGGAGCTCAGGCCGTTCACCGGGCAGGACCAGCCGGTGGCCGAGTACGTCATGCGCCAGCCCGGGGCCGAGGAGTTCCTCGACCGGGTGGTCGACCTGATGGTGCCGGTCACCGCCGGGTACCTGCGCGAGGGGCGGCGCTACGTCACCCTCGCCGTGGGCTGCACCGGCGGCAAGCACCGGTCCGTCGCCACGGCCGAGGCGCTGCGCCAGCGGCTCTCCAGTGACGAGATCGCGACCTTCGTGGTCCACCGCGACCTGGGGCAGGAGTGAGCGCGGTGGCGGGCCGCACGGGGCGGGCGGCATGAGCGGGCCCGCCGTCGTCGCGCTGGGCGGGGGACACGGTCTGGCGGCGTCGCTCGAGGCGCTCAAGCTCGTCACCGACGACATCACCGCCGTCGTGACCGTCGCCGACAACGGTGGCTCGTCCGGGCGGCTCCGTGAGGAGTTCGGGGTGCTGCCGCCGGGGGACCTGCGGATGGCGGTCACCGCCCTGTGCGACGACACCGAGTGGGGCCACATCTGGCGCGACGTGCTCCAGCACCGGTTCCAGGGCACCGGCCCCCTGGCCGGGCACGCCCTGGGCAACCTGCTGATCACCGCCCTCTGGGACCTGCACGACGACCCGGTGACCGGCCTGGACCTGGTCGGCCGCCTGCTCAACGCCCGCGGCCGGGTCCTCCCCATGGCTGCCGTCCCGCTCGAGATCACGGCCCAGGTGGCCGGGCTCGAGCCTGCGGCCGACAGGGCCGGCGTCGGCACCGACGGCATACCCACCGAACCCGGCGCCGGGACCGCCACCGAGGTCGTCACGACCGTGCGCGGCCAGGTGGCGGTGGCACGCACGCGCGGCACCGTGCGCAGCATCGCCCTCGAGCCGGCCGACCCGCCGGCCGCGCCCGCCACGGTGGAGGCGGTGCTCGACGCCGACTGGGTGATCCTCGGGCCGGGCTCGTGGTTCACGTCGGTGATGCCGCACCTCATGGTGCCGGCCCTGCGCGAGGCCCTCCACGACACGACGGCCCGTCGCTGCCTCACCCTCAACCTCGAGCACTCGGGGGAGACGGCCGGCATCTCGGCCGCCGGGCAGCTCGAGGTGCTGGCCGACCACGCACCCCGGATGCGCTTCGACGTGGTCCTCGCGGACCCCGGCGCCGTCGACGACGAGGAGGGCCTGCGGGCGACGGCCGGCCGGCTCGGTGCCGAGCTCGTGCTCGCCCCGGTCGCCCGCCGCGGCGCTCCCGGCCAGCATGACTCGCTGCGCCTCGCCGCGGCGTATCGTGACGTCTTCGGTTCCCGGGGCATGGCATGAACGAGATGGGCAGGATGAGCGGATGGCGATGACGGCTCGCGTCAAGGACGAACTCAGCAGGCTGGACGTGACCAAGCCCTGCTGCCGCAAGTCCGAGGTGGCTGCCACGCTCCGGTTCGCCGGCGGTCTGCACATCGTGGGTGGTCGCATCGTGGTGGAGGCCGAGCTCGACACCGCGAACGCCGCCCGGCGGCTGCGCAAGAGCATCGCCGACCTCTACGGCCACCCCTCCGAGGTGCTCGTGCTGGCGGCCAGCGGCATCCGCAAGGGCAGCCGCTACGTCGTGCGCGTCGTGCAGGACGGGGAGGCCCTCGCCCGGCAGACCGGCCTCATCGACTCGCGCGGCCGGCCCGTGCGTGGCCTGCCTCC
This genomic interval from Phycicoccus sp. M110.8 contains the following:
- a CDS encoding branched-chain amino acid ABC transporter substrate-binding protein; this translates as MRSVFKIGAPVVAAALALSACGGTSGGGSGSAGGGGKACDLKIGFFGALTGDAANLGINIKNGAELAVNQYNEKHSDCKVTLVSFDSQGDPAIAPGLAQKAVTDKKLVGIVGPAFSGESKAADPIFDKAGLNIITASATNPALAENGWKTFHRILGNDATQGPAAAKYMKDILKAQKVFVSDDTSEYGKGLADIVKKDLGSLVVGTDETAADGKQDDFSPTVTKAKASGATAFFYGGYYSNASKLVKQLKDGGFTGTFVAADGVKDDGFIKGAGQAAEGAILTCPCLPPDKAPDFAAAYKKAYNSDPATYSAEAFDAANVFLDAIAAGKTSSSDMNSFIASYDKQGVTKKVKFDSKGEPAEVSVWAYKVSGGKIVPDQEIK
- a CDS encoding Rieske (2Fe-2S) protein, with protein sequence MTHPEEHSGTGPTRRTVLAIAGIAGVGVVAGCSSAQDAANGVVDSATSSAKEAVKQAIDKASIPVGGGKIFPDQKVVVTQPKAGEFKAFTAVCTHQGCIVSSVANGVITCGSPCGHGSEYDAATGQVKVGPAPSPLAEKKVTIGTDGITVS
- the uvrC gene encoding excinuclease ABC subunit UvrC; translated protein: MADPSTYRPAPGEIPVDPGVYRFRDRTGRVIYVGKAKSLRPRLSSYFQDLSQLHPRTQTMVTTATSVEWTVVSTEVEALQLEYSWIKEFDPRFNVKYRDDKSYPYLAVTLGDEYPRAQVMRGAKRKGTRYFGPYAHAWAIRETLDLLLRVFPVRTCSSGVFKRAGQVGRPCLLGYIDKCSAPCVGRVSAQEHRAIAEDFCDFMGGDTTRFVKRLEREMAAASRELEFEQAARLRDDLVALGKALEKSAVVLGDGTDADVFALAEDGLEVAVQVFHVRGGRIRGQRGWVAEMDAESVPEVVGHLLQQVYGGETGEGVPREVLVPVLPEDDDAVAEWLGALRGSGVQLRVPQRGDKRTLLETVRRNAEQSLARHKLARAGDLTARSQALHELQESLELADAPLRIECFDISHIQGSQVVGSMVVFEDGLARKSEYRRFVIRGEQVDDTAAMDEVLTRRFQRYLEERDSASDVELGPDSDSGPERIDPDTGRPKKFAYPPNLVVVDGGLPQVNAARAALDRLGIDDVAVVGLAKRLEEVWVPGQDYPVILPRTSEGLYLLQRVRDEAHRFAITFHRQRRSKAMTASVLDGIPGLGESRRKALLRHFGSVKKVRAATVEELQAVSGIGPALAATIAAELSSEGSPVPAVNLMTGEIVDDEGQQ
- the rapZ gene encoding RNase adapter RapZ, with product MERDVPGDTPAALRQGELVILTGMSGAGRSTAANVLEDSGWYVIDNLPPHLLVSLVELTHGTPRPADLPRLAAVVDVRARGFFAHLQTAMNELAERGWKPSLVFLDATDEALVRRFESVRRPHPLQGEGRLLDGIHREREMLADLRARADVVIDTSGLNVHQLAKKVHPVFSSERGPKLRIALMSFGFKYGVPLDADFVFDMRFLPNPFWIPELRPFTGQDQPVAEYVMRQPGAEEFLDRVVDLMVPVTAGYLREGRRYVTLAVGCTGGKHRSVATAEALRQRLSSDEIATFVVHRDLGQE
- the yvcK gene encoding uridine diphosphate-N-acetylglucosamine-binding protein YvcK gives rise to the protein MSGPAVVALGGGHGLAASLEALKLVTDDITAVVTVADNGGSSGRLREEFGVLPPGDLRMAVTALCDDTEWGHIWRDVLQHRFQGTGPLAGHALGNLLITALWDLHDDPVTGLDLVGRLLNARGRVLPMAAVPLEITAQVAGLEPAADRAGVGTDGIPTEPGAGTATEVVTTVRGQVAVARTRGTVRSIALEPADPPAAPATVEAVLDADWVILGPGSWFTSVMPHLMVPALREALHDTTARRCLTLNLEHSGETAGISAAGQLEVLADHAPRMRFDVVLADPGAVDDEEGLRATAGRLGAELVLAPVARRGAPGQHDSLRLAAAYRDVFGSRGMA